One Natator depressus isolate rNatDep1 chromosome 13, rNatDep2.hap1, whole genome shotgun sequence genomic region harbors:
- the LOC141997731 gene encoding uncharacterized protein LOC141997731, whose protein sequence is MQRSSAEVTMMESQNRKRAPAWTEREVRDLIAVWGEESVLSELRSSFRNAKTFVKISQGMKDRGHNRDPKQCRVKLKELRQAYQKTREANGRSGSEPQTCRFYDELHAILGGSATTTPAVLFDSFNGDGGNTEAGFGDEEDDDEEEVVDSSQQASGETGFPDSQELFLTLDLEPVPPEPTQGCLLDPAGGEGTSAACVSMITGSSPSQRLVKIRKKKKRTRDEMFSELMLSSHTDRAQTNAWRQIMSDCRKAQNDQEERWRAEESKWRAEESKWRAEERAEARMWRQRDERRQDSMLRLLEDQTSMLQCMVELQQRQLEHRLPLQPLCNQPPSSPSSIASTPRRPRTRSNLELWDPTSGGWELQGDASG, encoded by the exons atgcagagatcatcagcagaggtgaccatgatggagtctcagaatcgcaaaagagctccagcatggaccgaacgggaggtacgggatctgatcgctgtatggggagaggaatccgtgctatcagaactccgttccagttttcgaaatgccaaaacctttgtcaagatctcccagggcatgaaggacagaggccataacagggacccgaagcagtgccgcgtgaaactgaaggagctgaggcaagcctaccagaaaaccagagaggcgaacggccgctccgggtcagagccccaaacatgccgcttctatgatgagctgcatgccattttagggggttcagccaccactaccccagccgtgttgtttgactccttcaatggagatggaggcaatacggaagcaggttttggggacgaagaagatgatgatgaggaggaggttgtagatagctcacagcaagcaagcggagaaaccggttttcccgacagccaggaactgtttctcaccctggacctggagccagtaccccctgaacccacccaaggctgcctcctggacccagcaggtggagaagggacctccg ctgcatgtgtttcaatgatcacaggatcttctccttcccagaggctagtgaagattagaaagaaaaaaaaacgcactcgagatgaaatgttctccgagctcatgctgtcctcccacactgacagagcacagacgaatgcgtggaggcaaataatgtcagactgcaggaaagcacaaaatgaccaggaggagaggtggcgggctgaagagagtaagtggcgggctgaagagagtaagtggcgggctgaagagagggctgaagctcgaatgtggcgacagcgtgatgagaggaggcaggattcaatgctgaggctgctggaggaccaaaccagtatgctccagtgtatggttgagctgcagcaaaggcagctggagcacagactgccactacagcccctgtgtaaccaaccgccctcctccccaagttccatagcctccacacccagacgcccaagaacgcg